The Winogradskyella schleiferi genome has a window encoding:
- a CDS encoding thioesterase domain-containing protein, giving the protein MKQDILENRLHQLSKEDHQLILLKLKELIAQTSDTDSSEKPKRLVAYVEAENSLDSSKIDAFLKKRLPDYMVPSSIHVIPQIPLLPNGKVDRQQLKPVEKTETLNKSTSSKDENSLSQVETQLTKIWEDVLNFYPVLPNDNFFEIGGDSLLSIQIIAKARKLGLQLTANQLFENPTISDLGKKLAAKETKADNETYDFLVPLREGGSKKPLFCIHSGGGHVVFYNLLAKYMTSDRPIYALEPTGLYGEGSMHNNVRDMTADYMKAIRSIQLEGPYNILVYCFSVTVGNEMAIEFTKLGFKANIIVIDTMASPWHLNSPLRLKARLKSFVIRFSKNPLNSVKHYFEDRLWRIKPVLVKYFGNDDTRDLEHLQENLRRICLAYEFKPHNGDISLILTEKPHPSLQKVIIDSWKEITNGDFRLFYTQGNHRTLFTEPDIQFVSKKIEESIVD; this is encoded by the coding sequence ATGAAACAGGATATTTTAGAAAATAGATTACATCAGTTATCCAAGGAGGATCATCAATTAATACTTTTAAAACTAAAAGAATTAATTGCTCAAACCTCAGATACGGATAGTTCTGAAAAGCCAAAACGCTTGGTAGCCTATGTAGAAGCAGAAAATTCTCTTGATTCGTCTAAAATTGATGCTTTCTTAAAAAAACGTTTACCTGATTACATGGTACCTTCAAGTATTCATGTCATACCTCAAATTCCATTACTTCCTAATGGAAAAGTAGATCGACAACAGTTAAAACCAGTAGAAAAAACTGAAACTCTTAATAAGTCAACATCTTCAAAAGATGAGAACTCACTTTCTCAAGTTGAGACCCAATTAACCAAAATATGGGAAGACGTATTAAATTTTTATCCAGTACTCCCTAATGATAACTTCTTTGAAATCGGAGGAGATTCTCTATTGAGTATTCAAATTATAGCGAAAGCACGTAAGTTAGGACTTCAATTAACTGCTAATCAACTATTTGAAAACCCTACGATTTCTGATCTTGGAAAAAAATTAGCAGCAAAAGAAACTAAAGCAGATAATGAAACCTATGATTTCTTAGTACCGTTACGAGAAGGTGGAAGCAAAAAACCTTTATTCTGCATCCATTCTGGTGGAGGCCACGTTGTTTTTTACAATCTTTTAGCCAAATATATGACATCAGATAGACCTATCTATGCCTTGGAGCCGACAGGACTTTATGGAGAAGGGTCTATGCACAACAATGTGAGAGATATGACTGCAGATTATATGAAAGCAATCCGTTCTATACAATTGGAAGGTCCATATAATATTTTGGTCTATTGCTTTAGTGTCACGGTTGGCAATGAAATGGCTATCGAATTTACTAAATTAGGCTTTAAGGCTAATATTATTGTTATAGACACTATGGCATCTCCATGGCACCTAAATTCGCCTTTAAGGTTAAAAGCTCGTCTAAAGTCATTTGTAATTCGTTTTTCCAAAAACCCTTTAAATAGTGTTAAGCATTATTTCGAAGATAGATTATGGCGCATTAAACCTGTTCTCGTTAAATACTTTGGAAACGATGATACTAGAGATTTAGAACATTTACAAGAAAATTTAAGACGCATCTGTTTAGCCTACGAATTTAAGCCTCACAATGGAGACATATCATTGATACTAACCGAAAAACCACACCCTTCCTTGCAAAAAGTTATTATAGATTCCTGGAAAGAGATCACCAATGGTGACTTTAGACTTTTTTATACCCAAGGTAATCACAGAACGCTTTTTACAGAACCAGATATTCAATTTGTGTCAAAAAAAATTGAAGAATCCATTGTAGATTGA
- a CDS encoding ornithine cyclodeaminase family protein, producing the protein MKEKTLILSGDDVNSIVEAYGLNKLMDTLIKRTTESIEAYDIDKTEIPIRSGFNYDINDPGLVEWMPVHKKGDEVVIKVVGYHPRNPQKFDLPTILSTISSYDTTTGHLKGLVDGVLLTALRTGAASAVASRLLAKEDSSVLGLIGCGAQAVTQLHALSRVFDIKKVLLFDVDHTALKSFPDRIAMLDLDTEIILSNTENILKTCDIVCTETSIDVGTGPLFRNLETNDHLHINAIGSDFPGKVELPLDFLKQSLVCPDFLEQAKIEGECQQLQDSEIGPDFSELVKHNKKYEFGKNQRTVFDSTGWALEDQIVMDLFLDLAQEFKIGREIAIENISNDAKNPYNFMLKTVSV; encoded by the coding sequence ATGAAAGAGAAAACATTGATACTATCTGGTGATGATGTTAATTCAATTGTTGAAGCTTATGGCTTAAACAAACTAATGGATACGTTGATTAAAAGAACAACGGAGAGCATTGAAGCCTACGATATTGATAAAACAGAAATCCCTATTCGTTCTGGTTTTAATTATGACATAAATGACCCAGGGCTTGTTGAATGGATGCCTGTTCACAAAAAAGGAGATGAGGTCGTAATCAAAGTCGTTGGCTATCATCCTAGAAATCCTCAAAAATTTGATTTGCCAACCATTTTATCAACTATTAGCTCTTACGATACTACAACTGGTCATCTTAAAGGCTTAGTTGATGGTGTGCTTCTTACTGCTTTGAGAACAGGAGCCGCATCGGCCGTGGCATCACGTTTATTAGCTAAAGAAGATAGTTCGGTATTAGGATTGATAGGCTGTGGTGCACAGGCAGTTACACAACTACACGCATTATCTCGAGTCTTTGATATCAAAAAAGTTTTACTTTTTGATGTTGATCATACGGCCTTAAAATCATTCCCTGACCGTATAGCTATGTTAGACCTCGATACTGAAATTATATTATCAAACACAGAAAACATCTTAAAAACTTGTGATATAGTTTGTACAGAAACTTCAATTGATGTTGGCACAGGTCCATTATTTCGTAATCTTGAAACAAATGACCATCTTCATATTAATGCCATAGGATCCGATTTTCCTGGAAAAGTAGAGCTTCCTTTGGATTTTTTAAAACAAAGTTTGGTTTGTCCAGATTTTTTAGAGCAGGCTAAAATTGAAGGTGAATGCCAACAGCTTCAAGATTCAGAAATCGGTCCCGATTTTTCGGAACTAGTAAAGCACAATAAAAAATATGAGTTTGGCAAAAACCAAAGAACTGTTTTTGATTCTACCGGATGGGCTCTTGAAGATCAAATTGTAATGGATTTGTTCTTAGATTTAGCTCAAGAATTTAAGATAGGACGAGAAATTGCCATCGAAAACATTTCTAATGATGCTAAAAACCCATACAACTTTATGCTGAAAACTGTTTCTGTATAA
- a CDS encoding DUF3570 domain-containing protein: MTQKGIKMLVEVRTLYKQHLLKNKNQLKSIILIFCVVALAKTYSQAGQDSTKVYKKRVLETTEVDFLTSYYTQDGDNAAVSGGIGTEELTDVTGTFVISIPLNDDDVLTIDAGVSAYTSASSSNVGPFDDGSADPFQASSGASSSDLWANITGSYSHSSDDRNDMWSAKVSLSTEYDYFSVGVGGSYTKLFNEKNTELSVSGNVYIDTWKAIYPTELRPFTAEGSGLNDRLFTQNTLTGNINYNPRFEPFDSEGRNSYSLGLGFSQILHRNVQGSLALDFVQQQGLLSTPFQRVYFGDVADSFIDDFQLADAIELLPDSRFKVAIGGRLNWFLNEVLTVRTFYRYYFDDWGINSHTASVEVPVKITDRFTLYPSYRFYNQTAADYFRPYEGALSTDEFYTSDYDLSEYSANQFGFGLSYTDIFAKAHLWKFGLKSIDLKFYKYDRDTTFGSSIITAGFKFVMD, from the coding sequence ATGACCCAAAAAGGCATAAAAATGTTGGTCGAAGTTAGAACGCTGTATAAGCAGCATTTATTAAAGAACAAGAATCAATTGAAGAGCATAATTTTAATTTTTTGTGTTGTCGCTTTAGCAAAGACGTACTCGCAAGCAGGACAAGACTCAACAAAAGTCTATAAAAAAAGGGTTTTAGAAACTACAGAGGTAGATTTCTTAACCAGTTATTATACCCAAGATGGCGATAATGCAGCTGTAAGTGGTGGTATTGGTACTGAAGAGTTAACTGATGTTACCGGTACATTTGTAATCTCTATTCCATTAAATGATGACGATGTGCTGACCATTGATGCAGGTGTTTCCGCATATACTTCTGCATCATCCAGTAATGTTGGACCATTTGATGATGGTTCAGCAGACCCTTTTCAGGCTTCGTCGGGAGCTTCTAGTAGTGATTTATGGGCAAATATTACGGGGAGTTATAGTCACAGCTCTGATGACCGTAACGATATGTGGTCCGCAAAGGTTTCGCTATCCACCGAATATGATTATTTTTCTGTAGGCGTAGGCGGTAGTTACACTAAACTTTTTAATGAAAAGAATACGGAATTGAGTGTAAGTGGTAATGTCTATATCGATACTTGGAAAGCTATTTATCCTACAGAGTTAAGACCATTTACAGCTGAAGGAAGTGGATTGAATGACCGCTTGTTTACCCAAAATACCTTAACCGGAAATATAAATTATAATCCGAGATTTGAGCCCTTTGATAGTGAAGGACGTAATTCATATTCTTTAGGCTTAGGGTTTTCGCAGATATTGCATAGGAATGTTCAAGGATCATTGGCGTTGGATTTTGTGCAACAACAAGGGTTATTATCTACACCGTTTCAGCGTGTATATTTCGGAGATGTAGCCGATTCGTTTATTGATGATTTCCAACTCGCAGATGCCATTGAGCTTTTACCCGATTCAAGATTTAAAGTTGCCATTGGAGGTCGATTAAACTGGTTCCTCAATGAGGTGCTAACGGTACGCACCTTTTACCGCTATTATTTTGATGATTGGGGTATCAATTCACACACCGCAAGTGTTGAAGTGCCAGTGAAGATTACAGATAGATTTACTCTCTATCCATCATATAGGTTTTATAATCAGACCGCAGCAGATTACTTTAGACCTTATGAAGGTGCTTTGTCCACAGATGAATTTTATACTTCAGATTATGACCTTTCAGAGTATTCAGCAAATCAATTTGGATTTGGACTATCGTACACGGACATTTTTGCAAAAGCACATCTCTGGAAATTTGGCCTTAAAAGTATAGATCTAAAATTCTATAAATATGATAGGGACACCACTTTTGGTTCCAGCATAATTACGGCTGGATTTAAGTTTGTGATGGATTAA
- a CDS encoding DUF4266 domain-containing protein has translation MIKKTIMLAMVSCFFSSCVVVKDYEKVNINDPDMALTEKKCDRNVTTAHSYREAAVGANGGKTGGGCGCN, from the coding sequence ATGATAAAAAAAACAATAATGCTCGCTATGGTATCTTGCTTTTTCAGTAGTTGCGTAGTGGTAAAAGACTATGAAAAGGTAAATATCAACGATCCAGATATGGCATTGACAGAAAAGAAATGTGACCGTAATGTGACTACGGCACATTCCTACCGAGAAGCAGCAGTGGGTGCCAATGGAGGAAAAACAGGAGGCGGCTGCGGTTGTAATTAA
- a CDS encoding FAD:protein FMN transferase gives MKALITSFIILFSIVVHTQEPYKRTLKLMGSRFDITVIANDSVDANKYIDTAVTEITRIEKLISSWDVHSQTSAINKNAGIKPIKVDTELFQLIERAISISKLTDGAFDISYASMDRIWNFDGSMTEMPSEDEINASVSKVGFQNIILNKENNTVFLKLEGMKIGFGAIGKGYAADKAKALLMAKGVSSGIINASGDMNTWGKQPNGSEWKVAITNPMAKNKVFALLPITDGAVVTSGNYEKYVNLNGKRYTHIIDPRTGYPSSGIISVTVFAPKAELADALATSVFVMGKETGLDRINQLPKVECIIIDDKGNITKSKNIEIDKL, from the coding sequence TTGAAAGCACTAATTACTTCATTCATTATATTATTTTCAATAGTCGTTCATACACAAGAGCCATATAAACGAACGCTAAAATTAATGGGCAGTCGTTTTGATATTACGGTGATTGCAAATGATTCAGTGGATGCTAATAAGTATATTGATACCGCTGTTACCGAAATTACCAGAATTGAAAAACTTATCTCCTCTTGGGATGTCCATTCTCAAACTTCGGCAATAAATAAAAATGCTGGTATTAAACCTATCAAAGTTGATACGGAATTATTTCAATTAATAGAACGTGCTATTAGCATTTCTAAACTTACCGATGGTGCTTTTGATATCAGTTATGCCTCCATGGATAGGATTTGGAATTTTGACGGTAGTATGACAGAGATGCCTTCGGAAGACGAAATTAATGCATCAGTATCTAAAGTGGGTTTTCAGAATATTATCCTCAACAAAGAAAATAACACCGTTTTTCTGAAGCTCGAAGGAATGAAAATAGGTTTTGGTGCCATAGGGAAAGGCTACGCAGCAGATAAAGCTAAAGCATTGTTGATGGCGAAAGGTGTGTCTTCAGGAATTATAAATGCATCTGGCGATATGAATACTTGGGGAAAACAACCCAATGGTAGTGAATGGAAAGTTGCTATCACAAATCCAATGGCTAAAAACAAGGTCTTTGCATTATTGCCTATTACTGATGGTGCCGTAGTAACCTCTGGAAATTATGAAAAATATGTCAACCTTAATGGTAAACGATATACACACATCATTGACCCAAGAACAGGATATCCATCTAGTGGAATTATAAGTGTCACTGTTTTTGCGCCCAAAGCAGAATTGGCCGACGCTCTGGCGACATCTGTATTTGTGATGGGGAAGGAAACAGGATTGGATCGTATCAATCAACTACCAAAAGTAGAATGTATCATCATAGATGATAAAGGAAATATTACGAAGTCAAAAAATATTGAAATTGATAAACTATGA
- a CDS encoding class I SAM-dependent methyltransferase — MKRIKRTEAFEVTLVIKDDDFINPPKTAQRNAVVNRALKEFSTELNALNEQTKRFVPGSTAADDNIGLTERGQAQLSEQEIMEDWQIPLMEAMAKTIAEDGGDILEVGFGRGVSADMIQKYPIDSHTIIECNDLVVEQHFKPWEAKYATKNISLVHSLWQDSIDDLGFFDGIFFHTYPLNEDEYMQYVNASITFAEHFFHHASNHLKPGGSFTYFSNEIESLSREHQHMLLKHFSSFTAHVIPLDMPKNVKDTWWADSMVVIKAIK, encoded by the coding sequence ATGAAAAGAATTAAAAGAACAGAAGCGTTTGAAGTAACCCTTGTAATTAAAGACGACGATTTTATAAATCCACCAAAAACAGCACAGCGAAATGCTGTTGTAAATCGAGCGCTTAAAGAGTTTTCCACTGAACTAAACGCACTTAATGAGCAAACAAAAAGATTTGTACCTGGCTCAACTGCCGCAGATGATAACATTGGTCTTACGGAAAGAGGTCAGGCACAATTAAGTGAACAAGAGATCATGGAAGATTGGCAAATTCCGCTTATGGAAGCTATGGCAAAAACCATAGCAGAAGATGGAGGAGATATTTTAGAAGTTGGTTTTGGCAGAGGTGTCTCTGCAGATATGATACAAAAATATCCCATTGATTCTCATACTATAATTGAGTGTAATGATCTTGTTGTAGAACAACATTTTAAACCTTGGGAAGCTAAATATGCCACAAAAAACATTTCATTAGTACATAGTCTTTGGCAAGATAGTATAGACGATTTGGGTTTTTTTGACGGTATCTTTTTTCATACCTATCCGCTCAACGAAGATGAGTATATGCAGTATGTCAATGCTAGTATAACATTTGCAGAACATTTCTTTCATCATGCATCAAATCATTTAAAACCAGGCGGAAGCTTTACATACTTCTCTAACGAAATAGAATCATTAAGTAGAGAACATCAACATATGCTCCTCAAACATTTTTCTTCCTTTACTGCTCATGTTATTCCATTAGACATGCCAAAAAATGTAAAGGATACCTGGTGGGCAGACTCCATGGTAGTAATTAAGGCTATAAAATGA
- a CDS encoding non-ribosomal peptide synthetase: MKKEIEKSSLLSQWKTQKAKTLAVSAITKAPVGKTIPLSRGQQRLWFLQQLYPNNSFYNHAESYTIKGDLNVEILSKTLALIIEEHNILKSYFPVEEGQTAIKIDNDFKFNINKLDFSDFKIDIAKQKARDFITEEIATPFNLSKSPLLRVSLLKLADKHHVLSINIHHIIIDEWSMRKLSKLLAEYYTKLTKGDVLEPNELPIQYQDFAYWNQNTKLPREQIDYWKKKLSGSIPVLELQTDYKRPLQPSFKGEHFTTNLSKEDSENLLSLSKQMETTPFVVCLSLFYTLLYRYTNQSDILIGLPITNRHHKSLQDVLGFFVDTVVLRTQLDDNSSFSKLIARVRENTLEAFSNKEIPFDYLVKELLPNRSLAMNPFFQVMFVYNNDEETVNFGPEIEFKKEENIHLKSSKFDLTLFVNEKDGKLSTTFEFLTDLFNRSTIERFSAHFNLLVKAVIADSEVSISELPMLTPQEKDLFYNNQSLTSNSFENYTGIHHIIEDVAKNNPDDIAVTFGSESLTYKKLNEQATTLAQLITSKVNTEDQVIGLSVERSTHMIVGLLAILKAGFAYLPLDPEYPSQRIDFILKDAGVNCIVTQEKLLPIFKSFESQLITLDNLESTDEVKNELPKVSGSDLAYIIYTSGSTGKPKGVPISHKNIINSTSGRLDFYENNPAVFLLMSSISFDSSKTGIFWTLCTGGKLVISEKRLEQDIDQMATIIDTHKISHTLMLPSLYSLILEHSETNKLSSLTTVMVAGEACPVSLAKKHFSILPKVDLYNEYGPTEATVWCLAHKITKNDIEQNIVPIGQSVADAEVHILDSKLRPVPFGAVGELYIGGPNLSGYYINRPDLTEKAYVKNADDLKLYKTGDLAKYNSQGDIAFLGRIDQQIKIRGFRVELDEIENILNEYDLVEKGVVVVETGDKKISTMDSNLDIGPSELAKLLSQHLNTKDIDDLLNSIELLDTNEKEYLLKQMI, from the coding sequence ATGAAAAAGGAAATAGAAAAATCGTCTCTACTTAGCCAATGGAAAACACAGAAAGCTAAAACCCTAGCAGTATCTGCAATTACCAAAGCTCCTGTTGGTAAAACCATTCCCCTGTCTAGAGGTCAGCAACGGCTTTGGTTTCTTCAGCAGTTATATCCAAATAATTCGTTTTATAATCATGCGGAATCTTATACAATTAAAGGTGATTTAAATGTTGAAATTCTGTCCAAAACTTTAGCTTTAATAATTGAAGAGCACAACATATTAAAATCCTATTTTCCTGTTGAAGAAGGGCAAACAGCCATTAAAATTGATAATGATTTTAAATTTAACATCAATAAACTGGATTTTAGTGACTTTAAAATAGATATTGCCAAACAAAAAGCACGTGATTTCATTACTGAAGAAATTGCAACACCTTTTAATCTTAGCAAATCTCCACTTCTTCGTGTTTCACTTTTAAAACTTGCCGATAAGCACCATGTCCTTTCTATCAACATTCACCACATCATTATTGATGAATGGTCTATGCGCAAACTCAGTAAGTTATTAGCTGAGTATTATACAAAACTAACCAAGGGTGATGTATTAGAACCCAATGAATTACCAATTCAATATCAAGATTTTGCCTATTGGAATCAGAATACAAAACTGCCTAGAGAGCAAATTGACTATTGGAAAAAGAAATTATCTGGTTCAATTCCTGTACTAGAATTACAAACGGATTACAAAAGACCATTACAGCCTTCATTTAAAGGAGAGCACTTTACCACTAATTTATCCAAAGAAGATTCAGAAAATTTGTTGTCCCTTTCAAAACAAATGGAAACAACTCCTTTTGTGGTTTGCCTTTCCCTCTTTTACACCTTACTCTATAGGTATACAAATCAGTCCGATATTTTAATTGGCTTGCCCATAACAAATCGTCACCATAAATCCTTACAAGATGTATTAGGTTTCTTTGTAGATACTGTTGTTTTGCGAACTCAGCTTGATGACAACAGTTCATTTTCAAAATTGATAGCTCGCGTTCGAGAAAATACTTTAGAAGCATTTTCTAATAAAGAGATTCCTTTCGATTATCTGGTTAAAGAATTATTACCCAACCGGTCACTAGCCATGAATCCTTTTTTTCAGGTAATGTTTGTCTACAATAACGATGAAGAAACTGTTAACTTTGGACCTGAAATTGAATTTAAAAAAGAAGAGAATATTCATTTGAAGTCTTCAAAATTCGATTTAACTTTATTTGTAAACGAAAAGGATGGTAAGCTATCCACTACTTTTGAATTTTTAACCGATTTATTTAACAGATCCACAATTGAACGTTTTTCCGCTCATTTCAATCTTTTGGTTAAAGCTGTAATTGCTGATTCAGAGGTTTCAATTTCTGAATTACCGATGTTAACGCCACAAGAGAAAGATTTATTTTACAATAATCAATCCCTTACGTCTAATTCATTTGAAAATTATACAGGAATACATCACATTATTGAAGACGTTGCAAAAAATAACCCTGACGATATTGCTGTAACTTTTGGCTCAGAATCATTAACTTATAAAAAGTTAAATGAACAGGCAACAACGCTAGCACAATTGATAACTTCCAAAGTTAATACGGAAGATCAGGTTATTGGATTATCTGTAGAACGCTCAACACATATGATTGTCGGCTTATTAGCCATTCTAAAAGCGGGATTTGCGTATCTACCTTTAGATCCGGAGTATCCATCACAACGCATTGATTTTATTCTAAAAGATGCAGGAGTCAATTGCATTGTAACGCAAGAAAAGTTACTACCCATTTTTAAAAGTTTTGAATCGCAATTAATCACTTTAGATAATCTAGAAAGTACGGATGAAGTTAAAAACGAGCTACCAAAAGTTTCAGGTTCAGATTTAGCTTATATCATTTATACGTCAGGAAGCACAGGCAAACCCAAAGGAGTTCCAATTTCACATAAAAACATTATAAACTCTACTTCAGGACGTTTAGATTTCTACGAGAATAATCCAGCAGTATTTCTACTCATGTCATCAATTTCGTTTGATAGTTCTAAAACAGGAATATTCTGGACGCTATGCACTGGTGGTAAACTTGTGATTTCAGAAAAGCGACTTGAACAAGATATCGATCAAATGGCTACAATCATAGATACCCATAAAATAAGCCATACCTTAATGCTTCCTTCTTTATATAGCTTAATATTAGAGCATTCTGAAACTAATAAACTCAGTAGTTTGACGACCGTAATGGTTGCAGGAGAGGCTTGCCCTGTGTCATTAGCAAAAAAGCATTTTTCAATACTTCCAAAAGTAGATTTATACAATGAATATGGCCCGACAGAAGCTACCGTTTGGTGTCTCGCTCATAAAATTACAAAAAATGATATTGAACAAAACATTGTTCCTATTGGTCAAAGTGTTGCTGATGCAGAAGTACATATTTTAGATTCGAAATTAAGACCTGTACCATTTGGAGCTGTTGGCGAGCTCTATATAGGTGGTCCTAATTTATCAGGTTATTACATTAACAGACCTGATTTAACCGAGAAAGCTTATGTAAAAAATGCTGATGATTTAAAATTATACAAAACTGGAGATTTAGCAAAGTATAATTCACAAGGAGATATTGCGTTTCTAGGAAGAATAGATCAACAAATTAAAATTAGAGGTTTTCGCGTAGAACTCGATGAAATTGAGAACATACTTAACGAATATGACTTAGTTGAAAAAGGTGTGGTTGTTGTTGAGACCGGAGATAAAAAAATAAGCACTATGGATTCAAATTTAGACATAGGACCATCGGAACTTGCCAAGTTATTAAGTCAGCATTTAAACACCAAAGACATCGACGATCTACTCAACTCTATAGAATTATTAGATACGAATGAAAAAGAATACTTATTGAAACAAATGATATAA
- a CDS encoding 4'-phosphopantetheinyl transferase family protein, giving the protein MKNQTRASVHLKPNMVHLWTINVEVKDDTYHKYYTLLSEYEKERADRFKFYKDKRCYVVARGVLRLLSSTYLKTEAIDIEFDYEQYGKPKFKQITNLNFNVSHSGDIAIIGFVYDHSIGVDIEKIKDDFNTFEIATNFFSKKEIEALQKTPKLQQHLAFYRCWTRKEAFIKAKGNGLSFPLDTFSVTLDSDLKAELIETQWNLSEKNQWQLTSFIPDTNYIAALIVANQTERLDYFTWDHSDYN; this is encoded by the coding sequence ATGAAGAACCAAACCAGGGCTTCTGTACATTTAAAACCGAATATGGTACACCTATGGACCATTAACGTCGAGGTCAAGGATGATACATACCATAAATACTACACCTTATTGTCTGAATATGAAAAAGAGCGCGCAGACAGGTTTAAATTTTATAAGGACAAAAGATGCTATGTGGTTGCAAGAGGTGTTTTAAGATTACTTTCAAGTACTTATTTAAAGACAGAAGCAATTGATATTGAGTTTGATTATGAACAATACGGAAAACCAAAATTTAAGCAAATAACAAACTTAAACTTTAATGTATCACATTCTGGAGATATCGCTATTATTGGATTTGTATATGATCATAGCATTGGTGTAGATATTGAAAAAATAAAAGATGATTTTAATACCTTCGAAATTGCTACCAATTTCTTCTCTAAAAAAGAAATCGAAGCCCTTCAAAAAACCCCCAAACTTCAACAGCATTTAGCCTTTTATCGTTGTTGGACACGAAAAGAAGCTTTTATAAAGGCTAAAGGAAATGGTCTTTCATTCCCTTTAGATACATTTTCAGTAACATTAGATTCAGATTTGAAAGCAGAATTAATAGAAACCCAATGGAATCTTTCAGAAAAAAACCAATGGCAATTGACTTCTTTTATTCCTGATACAAATTATATCGCTGCACTTATAGTAGCTAATCAGACGGAGCGTTTAGACTATTTTACATGGGATCATTCTGATTATAATTAG
- a CDS encoding HupE/UreJ family protein translates to MKKLLLKSLFIILFLAPMFCAAHFPNQSYIFISVYETNGIEGRFEINVREINKVFDLNLRDNLTREDLKPYEEQLKAYILKHASFSSKYGDHEIILKNVDLFDFAQGKMIQVYFELGNMDQLPQFLDVKYDVVYEKDDTHRGFLITEYSWAAGVINEERNISLFFTPDEPKATLDLTDTSKWKGFVAMIKQGMWHIWIGIDHILFLLALILPSVVRRIRDNKGIALSGKSFKIQSTSWVPAKNFKDAFLYVIKIITFFTIAHTITLSLASLQIVSLPSRLVESIIALSIGLAAYHNIRPIFKGKDWIIAFIFGLFHGFGFASVLADLGLSNENLGISLFGFNVGVEIGQLLIIAMMFPILFLLRKTKIYRYILLFGSILLIIISLYWGVERIFDIDLGIEKQITKFIRDILVSIGLWS, encoded by the coding sequence ATGAAAAAACTACTACTAAAATCGCTCTTTATTATATTATTCTTGGCACCAATGTTCTGTGCTGCGCATTTCCCAAACCAAAGTTATATTTTTATCAGCGTTTATGAGACCAATGGAATAGAAGGCAGATTTGAAATTAATGTACGAGAGATAAATAAAGTTTTTGACTTGAACCTAAGGGACAACCTTACTAGAGAGGATTTAAAACCTTACGAAGAGCAGCTAAAAGCTTACATTTTAAAACATGCTTCATTTTCATCTAAATATGGAGATCATGAAATTATTTTGAAGAATGTTGACTTATTCGATTTTGCTCAAGGCAAAATGATACAGGTCTATTTTGAACTTGGCAACATGGATCAGTTACCACAGTTCTTAGATGTTAAGTACGATGTTGTATATGAAAAGGATGATACACATAGAGGCTTTTTAATTACGGAATACAGTTGGGCAGCTGGAGTCATCAATGAGGAAAGGAATATTTCTTTATTCTTTACTCCAGATGAACCGAAAGCTACTTTAGACCTTACGGATACTTCAAAATGGAAAGGTTTTGTCGCCATGATAAAGCAAGGTATGTGGCACATTTGGATTGGTATCGATCATATACTATTTCTCTTAGCCCTAATATTGCCATCCGTTGTTAGACGTATTCGTGATAATAAAGGTATAGCTTTATCAGGAAAATCATTTAAAATACAATCAACATCTTGGGTTCCTGCAAAGAACTTTAAGGATGCATTTTTATATGTTATTAAGATAATCACCTTTTTTACTATAGCACATACTATAACCCTGAGTTTAGCTTCACTTCAGATTGTGAGTTTACCGTCTCGATTAGTGGAATCTATTATAGCTTTGTCTATTGGTCTAGCGGCTTATCATAACATTAGACCTATATTTAAAGGTAAAGATTGGATTATTGCATTTATATTCGGACTTTTTCATGGTTTTGGATTCGCAAGCGTATTAGCTGATTTGGGCTTATCCAATGAAAACTTAGGCATCTCGTTATTTGGTTTCAATGTTGGTGTAGAAATTGGACAATTATTAATTATAGCAATGATGTTCCCTATTCTATTCCTATTAAGGAAAACAAAAATCTATAGATATATTTTACTTTTTGGTTCAATATTACTCATTATAATATCCTTATATTGGGGTGTAGAGCGTATTTTTGATATAGATCTTGGCATAGAAAAACAGATAACAAAGTTTATAAGAGATATACTGGTCTCTATAGGATTGTGGTCTTAA